CCGACATCGATCCCTATCAGATCTTTTTTTGATGAAAACAGCATTTTATCCCATCCAGTAGGAAAAAGGGTTCATGCAACGCACATCATTCCCCTTCGGGGAAGACCTTAGACTTTTCAGAAAGGTTAAGGCCAAGGGCCAAAATTATCTTTCGCATCGTATCAACGCGGCAATCACTGCCCTGCTCAATCCGCGAAATGGTCAAAGGAGAAACCCCCGCCTTACGGGCCAATTCTGCCTTACTCATCAGCAGCGCTTCACGCATCTGTAAAACCTTATTCAATGCCATCGTCTCACCCTATAATAGTATCAACTTACATCATGATGCGTCATTATAGGTCAAAGATAGCAAGAGTCAAGAAGAAATCATTATGATCGTCTTAACATCACCCTGCGAAAAAGATACGAACTACCTTAAAAAGTTAAGGTACCAAGAGATCAGCCGGGGACCCCACAGTAAGACTATGATCGCCGACACAGCCAGAAAAGGACCAAAAGGCAATGCTAGTCGAGTGTTTTCACGCCGGATAAGCATCAAAGGAAGCCCGACAAATGTTCCACAAAGAGAAGCAATAAAAATTAACGGGAATATCGCTTTCCAGCCGAGGAATGCTCCAAGCATAGCCAAAAGTTTGATATCGCCCCCGCCCATCCCTTCCCGCTTGGTTAAAAATTGATAAACCCAGGCAATCGAGAGCAAAAGGCCACCACCAAGCGCTATCCCCAGCAGAGAATCAAACCAGGTCACCCAAGGGACAGCGAACGTGCAAGCAAAACCAATAACAATGCCAGGCAGACTGATAACGTCGGGGATAATCTGATGGTCCAGATCAATAAAAGTGATCACGACAAGGCTCGCTACAAAAATCCAGTAAACGATCGTCGCCGGACTCAGACCAAAATAATAAAGCACCAGGACAAACAGGCCACCCGTCAAGCCTTCAATTATTGGATAACGCAATGAAATTTTCTGCCCGCACCCAGCGCACTTTCCTACGAGAAACAGGTAGCTGAAAATCGGGATATTTTGAAACCAGCGGATCCGATGCCCACAATGAGGGCAAGAGGATGGCGGCGAAACAATGGATTTCCCTGCAGGAATTCGATAGATGCACACGTTGAGGAAGGAACCGACAACAGCACCCAGGACAAAAGCGGAACCCAATAAAAAATAATATTCAAATGGCATCAAAAACGACTCTCTTCAATTTCAAGCCCAAAAGTTTCTTCGCAGCAGAAAAAACCTCTTCAACAGAAATGTCCTGAATGCACTTTGCCCCAATCGGGCAGGGAGGCGTCGTGCCGAACCTGGTGCATGGTGAACAAGGCAACGCATGATTAATGACCGTATGCGATTCACCTACTGGAGCCCACTTATCAGCAATTCCTGGGCCAAAAAGTGAAACCGTCGAAACGCCAAGACCTGCTCCGAGATGCAAAACACCAGAATCCCCGCTGACCAAAAGCTGTGACCGGCTTAAAACGCCAGCCGTCTCTGGCAAATTCGTTTTACCCGCAAGATTTAAACCAGAGGTGTCAGCTAAAATAGCTGCGCCAACTGCGTAATCCTCTTGTCCACCGACTACAACGACGGAAACTCCCACGTCAAATAACCGAATTGCCAGTTGATGAAACTTCTCAGCGCCCCAGCACCGTTCAGGAATACTCGCACCAGGGAACAACACCACAAATGGTTTATTCAGTGTGTTCTCAAGAAAATTATCCGCAGATTGTTGAACGCTGGCAGGGACAGCAAGAAAGGGGTAGGAAATAGGCATAGGTACGTCAATGTTCAGCGGTGTCAGCAGGTCAAAAAAGCTGCGCATTTCATAGCTTTCATGACGGTAACCTATCGAATGGGTAAACAAACGTTTCCGCTCATTTGTCCCAAACCCGATCTTAATCGGCGAACGGATTGTACGGGCAACCAGCGCAGAAAGACGATGCCATTGTTCGCTGTCAATAGCCACATCATAACGTCGCCGCAAGACAAGCAATAAATCGCGCGCATTGTCATAGCAAAAGACTCGATCGACGCCTGGACATAAGGCAAAAACCCTATGGTTCCGGTTTTCAGCAAGCACCTCAACGCGACAATCGGGGTAAGCCTTTTTCAGTGCCAAAATCATCGGAATCAGCAACACGGCATCGCCGATGCCGCCGGGACGGATGAGCAGGAAGCTGGAAGGAGTCTGTGTAATTGTGGCGACCTGTGCCGGGCGGGGCAGCAAACGGGCAAGTAAGGGGCCGACGAGACCATCTATTTTTTTTAGATACAGCATAGCGATGAGTTCTGATAGCGAATAATAGTTCTTAACTTGAAAAACTTCTAGCGCTCTTCTCAAAAAAAATAGCGAGAAAAATAAAGAAGATACCATCGTCCAAAAAACATAAGCTCATGTAAGATTAGATCTATTACCAATAGAAAATTTTCTAACGAGAGACTACTTAAACTTGCCTCGCCTCTATAAAGATTTAAAAGAATTGACCACTTGAATAATTCTTTCTTGTTAATATTTAAATATTTTTTCTTCTTAGATAAATTGCTTAATCTAATATCTTTTTCTCGCTGTGAAAGGGTATCAACCATTACTTCTGCCATATTTTTTCTTACTTTTAGCACTTCTGAGATGCGAATAGATTTCCCAATTTCAGGGCATAGGCCGCCACCGACTCGATAAGCCAATAAAGGTTTATCAATGTAGTGAATACTATCTTCTACGATTGCCCTGAACCCAAGCACTAGGTCTTCGTAGGCCATTTTGTAATCAATATTTCCATATTTTTCAAAAAGTTCTTTACTCCATGCGGCACTAGCCCCTAGATAAATGCTATCAGAAGTGCAAGCTTCGGCCAAAGAAAGCTGTCGGCGCAATTTCACGTTTGGAGCTTCGGTACCTAATCGGCTACCATGTTTATCAATTTCATAGGCCTTCGAGTGAATCAAGAGAGGTTTCCCAAATGAGATAAAATTTTTAACGATTTCACTTGTTCTATTAGGGAACGAGATATCATCCCCGGCAGACGCAATGATTAGATCACCCGTGGAAATGTTAAATAATTTATTTACATGGGCAATCAAGCCAAGATTTTTTTTATTTCTATTTACCCGCACGTGGTGTTTGCCACGGTAAGCAGCAACTTCATGTTTGATAATTGAAAATGTTGAGTCAGTCGATGCATCATCCGAAATGATTATTTCAAGGGGCGAGTATGTCTGCCGTAAAGCACCTTGAATTGAATCATGAATAAATTTTTCCTGGTTATATGCAAAAATTACAAAGGTAACCAACGGTGAAGTTTTCATCGAGAAGTTCAATATGAAGGTTTGATGTTGGGTATGTATATAGTTGTATTCATGCGCAGCATAATTTCGATAGACCTTCTTTTATTTTATAGATGCTAAAGGTGTAAAACTTCAAGGATATAACTCTCTTTTTCTTCATACCAGAATTATATACAATATATCACTACTGTCCGGTTAACAGTTGAATAAATTCAGCTGGTTATCATCTTGAGGGTCCGATATTTGTTTGAGAGCGTCCGCAACCAACGATGAAATGGGCTTTTTCTCGAACAAATTGACCTCCAGAATTTGTAAGAAAGTGTAGAGCTGACAAGGTAGATCGAGCTTCTTCTTGGCAATTACAACCAGCAGATAGATGCTCGAGGCAACCCAGACCTGACTCTTCACCGCATTGATTGATGTTCCGTAAAACGACTTGATTCGTAAGTGCTGTTTGACCCATTTGAAAAACAGTTCCACTTGCCATCGCTGTTTGTAGATCTCAGCAACGGTGTGTGCTGGAAGCGTGAAATTGTTGGTCAAAAACACCAGCCGCTTACCGCGTTCTTTGTCAACATAACTGACCCGACGTAATTTCTCCGGGTAATCGTTTTTTGATTTGTAGGTCACCAGGGCCACGGTTTGATCCGCTCTGATACCAGCGTCTTTGTCTTTTGGTGCAGAATACAATCGCTTAAAGCGCAAGTTGTCTTTTGCTCTGACGACAAAGAATGCACCCTGCTGGTGAAGCGTATGTAGTCGGGCAAAATCAATGTAAGCCCGATCCATGGTGTAGATGGCATCTTCGGTTACGGGCAAAGCATCGAGCATTCTGACATCATGAACCTTGCCGGTCGTGACCGTCACGTAAGTGGGGATAGTTCCCCGAAGGTCAATCAGCGTATGCATTTTTACTGCTGCCTTTGTTCTTCGGAACTCGGCCCACGGGAACAGCGTCAGGCACAGATCAATCGTTGTTGAGTCAAAGGCATACAGTGGTTGATCGAGTTCAAGAGCAAAAGGCTCGTCATGATAAAGCTCTTGGGCCATCCGAATCAGAACTTGGCCGAAATCCTGAAAGATGTGCCAATCTCTGCGTTCGTTGGCATCTGCCAGAGTGGAGCGTGAGACGAAACCTCGAAAACCAACGTGGTAAAGTTTCTCTTGGTGCGAGTTCAAGCAGGTTTCGATGTCGCGCAGACTCTCACGACCAGACATCTGGGCATAGGCAAGGCACAGAAACTGGTCGAAGGTGGAAAAGCTTCTGGCTCTGTAGTCACCGCGATAACGACGAACGCACAGATTGAAATCATGCTGTGGTAGAAACTGCAGCAGTTGTCGGAAAACGGTATGACCGGAATTCATAGAAACCCTCCTGCGAAAGCGGAAAGGTATCAACCCACGTTAACGGGGCGAATTCAAATCGAAAACGGAACAATCATGTCAAAGAGCTATTATTCTCAACAACTTACATCGTTGCGTTATTTTTTAACCGGACACTAGTGACAATATATTAAAAAATATAATTTTATATAAAAAACCTGCAATTGCTCACAAGCAATTAAACGACGTTAAATTATATTACTTACGAGTTGACAAGCTTTCCTAATATTAAATTTTCTTATGACTAATGTGTCTTGTTAATCAACGTTTTCAGACTAAATTTAGACTTCCGAGACAGCTCTCTTAAACACAGACATGTGACAAGGGGAAGAAGAATCCCATCAATAGCCCATTCACTGATAATATTTTTATTAAATGTGCTGTTTAGAAAAAGAGCCATCAATGTTATTGAAGCAAACAAGATTATTTTCTGGGAGTATTTGTCCCAAGTAGCAAGGACCAACCGGCATGTAACAAAGAGCATTAAAAGTGTATAGATTACATACATACCCAAAAAAGCAATGCCTGCCCCTTCAAGGCCCCATATCTGTGTAAAAAAGTACACGCCCGCCAGATGTAAGCTATTAACAAAAATCTCAGTAATTAAAAATACCTTCCCTTTCCCCTTAGCTAGCAAGACATACGCCATTGGCCAAGAGAAGACCCGCCCTAATACACCCAGTATGCACCAACGCATGACTGGCACAGCCGTTCCGAAAGATGTTGTGTAAAATAGCTTAATAACTAACGGCGCAAAAATCATCATTGCCGCGAGTACAGGTAGTGACAGTAAAATAGATATCTGCGTCTGTTCATTTACCATCCGATACACACTTGCATTGTCGTTCGCAACTGCAGTCATGCGCGGATAGTAATCCGTCCCCATAGCCCCAAGAACGAACCCTACAAGAACACCGGAAAGACTGAAGGCTGCTTGATAAATACCAACATCGACAAGACCAAACCTTCTTAACATAATCATGTAAATAAAATAATTTGAAAGCGCCAAAACTAAACCGGCCCCCATAAAACTTACACCCAAGGAAAGTAATTGGCGCGCTTCATCGTAGCTTTCACGCCAGGTTAGACTAATCCCCCCTATAGGTACCTTTCGAACGAACCACCATGAGACAACAAGAGAAGCAAATGCGGTGAGAACTAAGCTAGGCACAATCCCGGTTTGACCCCATAGATAAAAACAGGGGATGCTGAAAAGTACCCCAAAAAAGGAACCGATCACACTGACTTTAGCAAGGTCCCTAATTCTACGTGTACCGGTCAAGATACAGCACTGCCCACCCATTATGGCACCGGCGAATACAGTTATACCAAGAACCGCAATGGGCCAGGCATATTTTTCAGTATTAAAGGTTAACCATGATATGGGAACACAGAAAATAGCCATTACCAGCAGGCCAATTCCACCAGTCATCCATGCAGCCCTGCGAAGAGTTATGACGGTACGTACAATACGCTCGTCATCTTTACTTCCAACCGCTTCAGCAACTTGCCGTACCCCGCTACTATCAATGCCCATTCCAGTCAGGGTAGCAACAAGCGCGGTAACTCGGCCAAAAGTAGCCAGTAAACCTACGCCAGAAGGACCAAGCCAAAGAGCAGCAAACTTAGTACTAATCATCCCAATCAGGATATTAAGAACGGACGAACCACCTATTAGTGAAGTTGACTTAAGGATATTCCGAAAGCTTGAGCTTTCCTGATCGGTTTGTCCTATTCCATCCATCAGATCAGACCAACGTTCTGAATGGATTTAATTATGCGCAAACATTCCAAATTTCCCAGATGCGGCCCTATCGGCAGGCTGAGAACTTCCTGTGCCATCCGTTCAGTAAGTGGAAAATCCCCATTTTGGTAATTGAGTTCGACGTAAGCCGATTGCAAATGTGGTGGGATCGGATAATGGATCATCGTTCCGATTCCGGCTGTCGTAAGTGACTGTTGTATGATATCGCGCTGCGCAGTGCGAATCACGAAAAGATGCCAGACTGGATCGGCCCATTCAGGAACCCGTGGCAAGATCAATCCGGACTGGGCGAAAAGCTCATGCAAATAATTCGAGGCAACTTGGCGACGTCTTTGATTCCAGTCATCGAGTTTAGTGAGTTTAACTCGTATCAGCGCAGCCTGCAGTTCATCAAGGCGTGAATTAAAACCGACCACTTCATTGTGGTATTTAATGCGCGAACCGTAATTGCGGAGAAGGTCTATACTTTCAGCTAAATCTGAATCATTGGAAACTACAGCCCCGCCGTCACCGAAGGCGCCGAGGTTTTTTCCTGGATAAAAGCTGAACCCTGCAGCATCTCCGAGGGTCCCTACTCTTCGTCCCTTGTAGCGGGCTCCGTGAGCCTGGGCGCAGTCTTCAATAACCTTGAGTCCATACTTCTTAGCCAGGGCATTGATCGGGTCCATATCAGCCGGTTGACCGTAGAGATGCACGGCCATGATCGCCTTGGTGCGCTCGGTAATCGCAGCCTCGATTCGACTCGGGTTGATATTAAAGGTCACCTCATCGGGCTCGACAGGGATAGGCCTGGCCCCGGCGTGGGAAACCGCCAGCCAGGTGGCGATGTAGGTATTGGCTGGGACGATCACCTCATCCCCCGCACCGATTCCGTAGCCACGCACAATCAGATGCAGGGCATCCAGACCATTGGCGACCCCGATGCACTTCCCGGCCTCACAATAGGCAGCGAATTCAGTCTCAAAAGCCTCTACTTCCTGACCGAGAACATACCAGCCCGACTCCATGACCCGGCGATATGCGGCGTCAAATTCGAACTTAAGTTCAAGGTAAGGCGCCTTCACATCTAGAAAGGGGATGTACACTTACTGAATCACCAGAGCAGCGAGGTATTCGTCATAGTCACGATAATAGTCGGCTTCATCATATAAGTTCGATGCTAGAACCATACACACTGACCCCGAAGAAAAATTGTCAAGTTCTCGCCAGACCATTGGGCAGACATAGAGCCCTTGATAAGATCGGTTTAGGTGAAAACGTTTCTGCTCTTTGCCGTCATCAAGAAGAACATCGAAGCTACCAGACATAGCAATTATTAATTGGTTTAATCCCTTGTGAGCATGCCCCCCGCGTTCGGCACCACCGGGGACATCATACAGGTAGTACACCCGTTGAATATTAAAGGGGATATGTTTGTCGTTTTCGATAAAAGTCAGGTTCCCACGTGGGTCTGAAATCTTAGGAAGGACGATTGTTTTACAATGGAGTAGTGACATAAATGACCCTTGTCA
Above is a genomic segment from Geopsychrobacter electrodiphilus DSM 16401 containing:
- a CDS encoding glycosyltransferase family 9 protein, which translates into the protein MVSSLFFSLFFLRRALEVFQVKNYYSLSELIAMLYLKKIDGLVGPLLARLLPRPAQVATITQTPSSFLLIRPGGIGDAVLLIPMILALKKAYPDCRVEVLAENRNHRVFALCPGVDRVFCYDNARDLLLVLRRRYDVAIDSEQWHRLSALVARTIRSPIKIGFGTNERKRLFTHSIGYRHESYEMRSFFDLLTPLNIDVPMPISYPFLAVPASVQQSADNFLENTLNKPFVVLFPGASIPERCWGAEKFHQLAIRLFDVGVSVVVVGGQEDYAVGAAILADTSGLNLAGKTNLPETAGVLSRSQLLVSGDSGVLHLGAGLGVSTVSLFGPGIADKWAPVGESHTVINHALPCSPCTRFGTTPPCPIGAKCIQDISVEEVFSAAKKLLGLKLKRVVFDAI
- a CDS encoding IS4 family transposase, translated to MNSGHTVFRQLLQFLPQHDFNLCVRRYRGDYRARSFSTFDQFLCLAYAQMSGRESLRDIETCLNSHQEKLYHVGFRGFVSRSTLADANERRDWHIFQDFGQVLIRMAQELYHDEPFALELDQPLYAFDSTTIDLCLTLFPWAEFRRTKAAVKMHTLIDLRGTIPTYVTVTTGKVHDVRMLDALPVTEDAIYTMDRAYIDFARLHTLHQQGAFFVVRAKDNLRFKRLYSAPKDKDAGIRADQTVALVTYKSKNDYPEKLRRVSYVDKERGKRLVFLTNNFTLPAHTVAEIYKQRWQVELFFKWVKQHLRIKSFYGTSINAVKSQVWVASSIYLLVVIAKKKLDLPCQLYTFLQILEVNLFEKKPISSLVADALKQISDPQDDNQLNLFNC
- a CDS encoding DegT/DnrJ/EryC1/StrS family aminotransferase; the protein is MYIPFLDVKAPYLELKFEFDAAYRRVMESGWYVLGQEVEAFETEFAAYCEAGKCIGVANGLDALHLIVRGYGIGAGDEVIVPANTYIATWLAVSHAGARPIPVEPDEVTFNINPSRIEAAITERTKAIMAVHLYGQPADMDPINALAKKYGLKVIEDCAQAHGARYKGRRVGTLGDAAGFSFYPGKNLGAFGDGGAVVSNDSDLAESIDLLRNYGSRIKYHNEVVGFNSRLDELQAALIRVKLTKLDDWNQRRRQVASNYLHELFAQSGLILPRVPEWADPVWHLFVIRTAQRDIIQQSLTTAGIGTMIHYPIPPHLQSAYVELNYQNGDFPLTERMAQEVLSLPIGPHLGNLECLRIIKSIQNVGLI
- a CDS encoding sugar 3,4-ketoisomerase, producing MSLLHCKTIVLPKISDPRGNLTFIENDKHIPFNIQRVYYLYDVPGGAERGGHAHKGLNQLIIAMSGSFDVLLDDGKEQKRFHLNRSYQGLYVCPMVWRELDNFSSGSVCMVLASNLYDEADYYRDYDEYLAALVIQ
- a CDS encoding prepilin peptidase, giving the protein MPFEYYFLLGSAFVLGAVVGSFLNVCIYRIPAGKSIVSPPSSCPHCGHRIRWFQNIPIFSYLFLVGKCAGCGQKISLRYPIIEGLTGGLFVLVLYYFGLSPATIVYWIFVASLVVITFIDLDHQIIPDVISLPGIVIGFACTFAVPWVTWFDSLLGIALGGGLLLSIAWVYQFLTKREGMGGGDIKLLAMLGAFLGWKAIFPLIFIASLCGTFVGLPLMLIRRENTRLALPFGPFLAVSAIIVLLWGPRLISWYLNFLR
- a CDS encoding glycosyltransferase; the encoded protein is MKTSPLVTFVIFAYNQEKFIHDSIQGALRQTYSPLEIIISDDASTDSTFSIIKHEVAAYRGKHHVRVNRNKKNLGLIAHVNKLFNISTGDLIIASAGDDISFPNRTSEIVKNFISFGKPLLIHSKAYEIDKHGSRLGTEAPNVKLRRQLSLAEACTSDSIYLGASAAWSKELFEKYGNIDYKMAYEDLVLGFRAIVEDSIHYIDKPLLAYRVGGGLCPEIGKSIRISEVLKVRKNMAEVMVDTLSQREKDIRLSNLSKKKKYLNINKKELFKWSILLNLYRGEASLSSLSLENFLLVIDLILHELMFFGRWYLLYFSRYFF
- a CDS encoding O-antigen translocase — its product is MDGIGQTDQESSSFRNILKSTSLIGGSSVLNILIGMISTKFAALWLGPSGVGLLATFGRVTALVATLTGMGIDSSGVRQVAEAVGSKDDERIVRTVITLRRAAWMTGGIGLLVMAIFCVPISWLTFNTEKYAWPIAVLGITVFAGAIMGGQCCILTGTRRIRDLAKVSVIGSFFGVLFSIPCFYLWGQTGIVPSLVLTAFASLVVSWWFVRKVPIGGISLTWRESYDEARQLLSLGVSFMGAGLVLALSNYFIYMIMLRRFGLVDVGIYQAAFSLSGVLVGFVLGAMGTDYYPRMTAVANDNASVYRMVNEQTQISILLSLPVLAAMMIFAPLVIKLFYTTSFGTAVPVMRWCILGVLGRVFSWPMAYVLLAKGKGKVFLITEIFVNSLHLAGVYFFTQIWGLEGAGIAFLGMYVIYTLLMLFVTCRLVLATWDKYSQKIILFASITLMALFLNSTFNKNIISEWAIDGILLPLVTCLCLRELSRKSKFSLKTLINKTH
- a CDS encoding helix-turn-helix transcriptional regulator codes for the protein MALNKVLQMREALLMSKAELARKAGVSPLTISRIEQGSDCRVDTMRKIILALGLNLSEKSKVFPEGE